A stretch of DNA from Manihot esculenta cultivar AM560-2 chromosome 7, M.esculenta_v8, whole genome shotgun sequence:
TTAAAGGCAAAAGttttgagaggcattctattaatgagataaaTTGCAGCTAAGATTGCAtctttctaataaatttttggAAGATTCATAATGAAAATGAGAGATCTGGCTACTTTCTGACAGATGcctatttttcctttcagcaacaccattttgagcactagtgTAAGGACAACTAGTTTGATGTAATAttccaaataagcagaaaaatGTCCATCCATGTACTCTTGTGCCATTAACggttctcaaaacttttatcttaacatcaaattgagtacaaaccatcttatgaaaagattgaaagcaaGAAAACACATTACTCTTTGCCTTTATTAAATCACTCAAGTCATACGAGTGCaacaattaataaaagtaacaaacTAACAATTACTAGATAATGAGACTATTTGAGTAGgtccccaaacatcagaattgATGGTCACTATTGTTACTTGAGGGATAAGAGGTTCTTGTATACTTaacatactcacaagcatcacaaactaAAGAGTCACACTAAacattgaaaaataaatcaggataaagtttctctaaaacaaagaaGGATGGATGTCTTAACTGTCGATACCACTATATGATTGGTTGACATCTCGATTTCTTCCAAAGAGAGCCCAAGGTGAATTCAAACTCAGATTTCcttccaacatatataagccatcatgcagtcTACCATTACTAATCATCTTCCCAGTttgaagatcctgaataacacaatggacaaaaaaaaattcaattttgcaGTTAAGTGCTTTGGTAAGAGCACCACTAACAGAAAACTTGGAACATGAAGAACAAATGATAGCTTGATATTTGGAGTACAAACAATAAAACTGATTCCAGAGATAGGAGTGGAAGAACCATCTGTAATTCTGATAGTTCTCTTTGTAGACATGgaagataattaataaaatcttCAGAAGAGGCCGTTGTATGTCTATTTGCACTAGAATTAATAATCCATGAAGCAAAACCAAGAGACGAAACAAAAGTATTGTCAGAAGTCCTTACATTATCCACACAAGTCACTGCCAtttccacaaaaaaaaaattatgtcaaAAACAGTGGAAAATTAGGCAGATCAAATGCGCGACTTGAAGACGAGCCTACCGGAAAGAATCACTACCGGAAAAAACTACTAGAACAAATTTAAAAGACCAACAAAAATCACCAGTAGAATTAGTAGATCAAGAGACAAAATTTCCAAGTGATAGAACACTCAAACAGTAGccaaagccaaatccaaagcTACTAAGGCTAATCACCTTAAACGGAGTACCAAACCTCAAAACATCACCCAAGGTTGCAATACGACGAAAAGCAAATATGAGATAACAAATCTAGTTTTTCACTAAGATTTCGCTAAATCTCGCCGGAAAAGAACACACGCACTGGCGCGTGGCGTCAAAGCGAAGAGAGGGGAAGTGGGCTACACGCACTTCGTCCAGTTGCCGGACTTGGACAGAATGCCAAGCTTGGCCGCGATTTTGATTGGTGGAGGTGGTGATACAAACAAGTCACCCTAAATGGGTGATTTAGAGACGACAGATTTGAGACCCAAGAAGCTGCCGAAAAATTTTAAACCAACAAACCCAAGGAGCTGCAGATCTGAGGaactaggctctgataccatgttaaatctAGGTCATGCCTAACTCACCCTAAAATCTAGTTCAAAGGGAGGATTGCCTATAGCCCATAAAAGGGGCACATCACCCCTTTCCCAAACCAAAACACACCCCTCACGCCCAGGACCACACTGGAGCGTGATATATTTATGGGAGATCCAGCATTTGGtagggaggctctgataccataaagaATTTGAgaggaattttttattctattctaATTGAATTAATCTTTACaagatttgagtatttatacaccAAGAATCAACCGaaattaggaatatttataataagaataaaatctctGTAATCAAGCCTAATTAGGATCCCAAAGATCCAAATCCTCCTAGGAACCTTTTATATTGGTCAacgggaaaaaaaaataaattgaggaTATTCGGACTCACTCTGCATTGTATTTTCCCTGCTCTAATTCCTAATAGAACAGGGATAGAAATGCCAAAACTTGCCCTGCTACCCCATTGCCATTTCTAATAGGAATGACTAATGTGACATAAGTAACGTGGATGTAGAAATAAAAATGCTACAATCTAGTTGTCCTAGCATCCACAAAAAGATGGTAGATAAGAACATATTTTTAACTAACCATTAAGACCATGAGGTTGTGTCATAATAAAGGAATATGGAGGCATTTCTTGCCATTTGAATTAAAGTTTGATACTCTTTGTTTAGGAAGCTAGCTTATCCATAAGAGAATGAAGCTATAAGATGGTGTGGAGTAAACAAAAGAAAACTGGGAAAAAATGGTGACAATTCATAAATGTGTGTGTGCGCGCATGCATGTAAAGGCCATTCCTTTAGAAACATGGAACAGGAGAGCTTtatagtgagcagaatagaactTTGGTTGTCACCGTTAATCACATGTATATCCTATATCATGTAGGAAGTGCTATATTTAACCCAGAAAATGAAAACCGCAATTGAACAtcatactcttttttttttcaacacttCCCTAAAATGGAATATAACTATAATGAACCTCACAAAaacacagaaaaaaaaaaagaaaaaaattttaagccaGACCTCAGTAAGAACTTCTGCCGAGCTAATCCCTGTCTCCTCTTTTAATTCCCTAATGGCTGCAAATTTAGGATCTTCACTCTCATCTATACCTCCCTGTTTCACAGATTGTTTGAAACACTTTCAGCATCttgtataaataaatgaaaaaatctaaaattaaaaattctcaAAGGGGATGTCAAGTTTTATAACCAAATCAAGTAATAATAGCAGGGTTTGATTCACATGGTTGCTCTGCCAGAATGCAGCCTACATGCATTACTGATGTCCTTCTAAATTTCACATATTCAATTAGAAGAAAGAGCCATGGTGTCCTTGTGCTCTTCTTAAAGCAAgcaataaaatatttagaaaatagtTAAAACCAAATACGCATAAAGAGAGATTTGAAACATGCAGAATTTTGCATTTTCTACTCCATAATGTTAAGCTCCAAAGCAAAGAACCAAAATTCAAGCACCAAAAGGAGGAAgctaatagtaaaaaaaaaatttccctaAATTTTGATCTGCTCATAAATTTAggattaaatttaaactatttacaAAATGAATCAACTTCCACTTCAAGGCAATTAGCAATAAAACTTCCCCATAAATCAAACATGCTTCTAAGCATAAGAAAAAACATAGTACAATTACCCCAATTTCTCAATGGTAAACTTGTCCTAATCCTTCAAAACCAGTGAGAATTCAAAAGATGGTTATGCATGGCAAGAGCAGAAAaccaaaataagaaaataaatccaAATAAAGGATAATGTCAAAATTACCTGAGGCATTTGCCAAGCATTTGGTATGTCCAGCCTTGAAGCAGCAAAAATCTGCACAATTAACATACCCAGGAGTTAAGAATCTACGCGTAAAAACACATATAATACTAATTCAATGTATACTAACCTTTTTAGATGGATTGATGAGACAGATACCCACATTTCTTCTGTAACCTTCTGGAGCAGATTCCATGGAAGAcgaagaggaggaagaagaggatAGGCACAGAGTTCTTGAGATTATTGCACTGTGAGAGTGCCTCCGTGGGTTCTGGTATAAAAATAGCAGCTTGGTGAGTCTAGACAACTTATGAGGGTTGATGAAGAAGGGTGAAGTGGATTTAGAAACAAGGCGGAGCGAAGCCGAAGGCGAATAATAAAGAACAGATCGGCAAACTGCCATTTCCAGGCTTATTCTCGATTGCAGGATTTAAGGCGTtcggaaaattattatttaatccctatattaattttaacctcAATGTTGGAGAAAACCGTAAAATGTTatcaattattttgattattcaCCTAATAAAGAAgaatagtaaaatttatttaataattttttatctcaaaaaaatattataatctcTCATTTCactgaattttattataaattaaaataaaattttaaaaaataactaactaaaatttaaaaataaattatattaaaaaatcatatgaaataattaaataaaaaattaataaaaaaatcaacctttaaaatgatgaaataattaaatcaaattataaattcatcaaaatttcattttaaactcATAGAGATTAAATCAATAATTTCTTATATTGATCATTTCATTATACTAAAACTTAGCCATTTTAATAATacttaattataaatacttTCAAAATCTCaaattgaataatatttttcCAGCAATacgattttttataattatataatatttaaatattttattttattaaattattttattattctcttactttaaaaagtaaatataaaataatttaattatattttttaataaaaatattaaaaaccttctatcatttttatctattttattttttcacatatattaaaaaaataattttttattaacttttcaattatatttattttaaaaatattaatttttattaaatattataaaatattttgaaaattttttaaaaatgagataaaattaaatagtttgtAATAATCAATTCATATGTTATTATAATGTAAAAACGttcagtaaataataattttaagataataaaaaaataaataaaaattataaaataggaaATA
This window harbors:
- the LOC110619609 gene encoding nudix hydrolase 26, chloroplastic isoform X3, which produces MAVCRSVLYYSPSASLRLVSKSTSPFFINPHKLSRLTKLLFLYQNPRRHSHSAIISRTLCLSSSSSSSSSMESAPEGYRRNVGICLINPSKKIFAASRLDIPNAWQMPQGGIDESEDPKFAAIRELKEETGISSAEVLTEDLQTGKMISNGRLHDGLYMLEGNLSLNSPWALFGRNRDVNQSYSGIDS
- the LOC110619609 gene encoding nudix hydrolase 26, chloroplastic isoform X1 — protein: MAVCRSVLYYSPSASLRLVSKSTSPFFINPHKLSRLTKLLFLYQNPRRHSHSAIISRTLCLSSSSSSSSSMESAPEGYRRNVGICLINPSKKIFAASRLDIPNAWQMPQGGIDESEDPKFAAIRELKEETGISSAEVLTEAPHWLTYDFPPEVREKLKLQWGSDWKGQAQKWFLLKFTGSEEEINLLGDGTEKPEFGEWTWMSPEQILEHAVDFKKPVYKEVLTVFAPYLE
- the LOC110619609 gene encoding nudix hydrolase 26, chloroplastic isoform X2 — encoded protein: MAVCRSVLYYSPSASLRLVSKSTSPFFINPHKLSRLTKLLFLYQNPRRHSHSAIISRTLCLSSSSSSSSSMESAPEGYRRNVGICLINPSKKIFAASRLDIPNAWQMPQGGIDESEDPKFAAIRELKEETGISSAEVLTEAPHWLTYDFPPEVREKLKLQWGSDWKGQAQKWFLLKFTGSEEEINLLGDGTEKPEFGEWTWMSPEQILEHEFVEIAVFLQETAFLM